GAGATCGGCGAGCATCGCACGGTCGAACGAGTTGCGTTTATGCGGTCGATTCAAGCCGATCAGCAAAACGTGGCCGTCGCGTTCCAGGGTCACGGTGTCGAGATCGGGAAGGATCTTATCGGCAGTGTTGTTGTGCATGTGTGCCATGCCACAGTGAACCCCACAACCGAAAATTATGCAATAAGGCATAATCCTTACGGTTTGCTCAGCTTAAGCTCACCGCGAGTAAATGACGTAGGTCACACATTTCCCGTGGTCTGCGAGTTTAGTTCCACTAACAACTTGCTTAGTAGACCGATGCCTTATATGATTCTCAGCATAATCATGAGCCGCCGGCCCCGGCACATGACAGCACCCCTAGGCCGGGAGAAAAACCATGTGGATCATCGAACTCAACGTCGCCGGCTATCAATTCACCCGCGAGGTGCCCGACCTAAAGCGCCCGTCCTTCCGTTTCAGCCCGCGTAATATGCACTGGCCGGTATCGCGGCATCCGCACGCTGCATGACGTCAGCCCTAGGAGGTACGAGAGTGCCGATCAGCGACGTCGAACCCCGACCTTCGTCGACGAAGCGTGGCGGCACCCGCACCAAGATGCTCGTCAGCGCCGCCGAGGTGATGCGTGAGCGCGGAGCCGCCGGCGTCACGATCGACGCCGTGCTCGCCCGCAGCGGCGCCCCCCGCGGCTCGGTTTACTACCACTTCCCCGAAGGCCGCAATCAGATCCTCAGCGAGGCCCTGCGGTATTCGGGGGATGCCATCACCGCCACCATCGACGCCGCCGCCGACCACGGCGCCCGCACCTTGTTGCGCGAGTTCATCGAACTCTGGGAGCGTCTGCTGACCGACGGCGACTTCCTCGCCGGCTGCCCGGTGGTCGCGGCCGCGATCAGCTCGGACGAAAACGATCAGGACCTGACCAGCGAAGCCGGCATGATCCTGGGCCGGTGGTGCACGGCATTGACCCGGGCGTTTGCCAAAGACGGCTTCAACGACGACGACGCCGCCTCGCTGGCAGTGACCTCGATTTCAGCGCTCGAAGGCGCGGTCGTGCTGGCCCGCTCGACCCGCTCGGTGCTCCCGCTCAGCCAGGTCGGCGAGCAGCTCGAATTCCTGATCAAGGCAAGGGAATTCGTCACCCGCAATGGGATGCCGGGCAAGCAGGACGGCTAGTCGCTCGCCGGAAGCGGCTTGACCTCTTTGAGTGCCAGCGGAGTCGCACCGATGCTCAGGCTCCCCGCGCCCGGTTTGGTCACCAGCACCTCGGCGCCGGCGTCGTCGACATAGCGCTTGCCCATCACGGTGCCCTCGGCGAAAGCCGGGTCGAGTTCGCCCGAGCGCTCGCCGCCGATCGGCACCATCGGCGCCCCGCCGCAGCGCAGATCGTCGAGGCTGTCGGAGCTCCTGACGACGATCACCTGGGTGTCACACACCTGACTGGTGAGGCGGGTTCCGTTCTTGATCATGATTTTTCGTCCTCTACTTACTGCTCGGCCGGTGCGGCCTGCAATCCTGCTAAATCTTCGATGATTTCCCGCCGCAAGACCTTGCCCGTGGGGGTGGTCGGCAACTCGTCGCGAAACACTACGCGGTCGGGGGTACGCGAACCGCGCAAAGCCTTTCGGACATGCTCCCGCAATTCCTCGGGATCGGGATCGGCACCGGGCCGCGGGACCACCACGGCGACGATCGCCTGTCCCCACTGCGCGTCTTCGACGCCGACGACGGCGACGTCGCGCACGTGCGGATGCTCGACGAGCACCTCCTCCAGCTCGGCGGGGGCGATGTTCTCGCCGCCGCGGATGATGGTGTCGTCACTGCGTCCGCCGATGAACAGGTAGCCTTCTTCATCTAGCATCGCGATGTCTTTGGTTGGGAACCAACCGTTTTCGTCGAGTACCGAGCCGATCCCGGTGTAGCGGCCGGACACCTGCTCGCCGCGCACGAAGAGCTCGCCGGTCTCACCGGCGGCCAGTACCTTGCCCTCTTCGTCGCGGATCTCGATTTCGATGCCGGGCACCGGCCGTCCCACCGAACCCAGCCGCCTGATCGCGGCCACGTCGGACGTTGAAAAGGCTGCTTGGGCCGCGCGGTGGTCGTCGGGCGTGAGCACCGCGATCGTCGAGCTCGTCTCGGTCAGCCCGTATGCGTTGACGAAGCCCACATTCGGCAACAGCTCGAGTGCCCGGCGAACCAGTGGCAGGCCGACCTTCGACCCGCCGTAGGCCAGGTTGCGCAGTGACGTCAGCTCGCGGGAAGTCTCGTCGCCCGTCTCGAGCACGGTGACGACGCGGTCCAGCATGGTCGGCACCAGCGTCGCGGTGGTCACATGCTCGGCGCCGATCAGCCGCACCCATTCGTTGGCATCGAAATTGGGCAGGTAGACCATCTTGCGGCCGGCGTAGAGATTCGACAGCGCGGCCCCGACACCGGCGATGTGATACGGCGGCACGCAGATCAGTGCCGCGTCTTGTTCACCGGCCGAGTCGAATTCGACGGTTCCGGTCACATAGCTGGTCAGGTTGTTGTGCGAGAGCTCGACAGCCTTGGGCTGCGACGTGGTGCCGGAGGTGAACAGCACGATCGAGACCGACTCCGGATCGGGAAACGCGAGCCCCTCAGCAGCGGGCTCGGCGCTGCGGGCGGCCGTCAGGAAGTCGTCGGAATCCATCACCCGCTTGGACGAATCGCCGAGCATGTCCTTGTAGCGACCGTCGACGATGACCAGGGGTTCGGGCAGCCGCTCGATCAGCGTCTGGATGCCCGCGGCGGACAACCGGTAGTTGAGCGGGGTGAAGGGCAGCCCGGCGCGTGCCGCGGCGAAGATCAGCACCGGCAGCATCGCGCCGCCGACGCCCACATAGGCCACGTGCTGAGCACCCGATTCCGCGATAACTCCGGCGCCGCCGTCGGCCAGATCGCTGAGCTCCTGCGTCGTCAGCCGGGTTTCGCCCGAGACGACGGCGGTGCGGTCGGGGTTGCTCGACACAGCCATCTCGAGAAGCAACGAAACGCTCATACTCGATCCCTCTGAATCCCAACCCTTTTGCGCCCGGACGCGGACTCTAAAAACATAGTGTATCGAATCTCAGGTGCCGGTCCACTGGGGAGCGCGCTTCTCGGCGAATGCGATCGCGCCCTCCTTCGCGTCGTTGGACGAAAAGACCGGAGCCAGCAGCTTGTTCTGCTCAGCGAACATGGTGTCCGGGCTCCAGCCGCGGGACTCCACAATGATCCGCTTGGTGGCGGCCACCGCGAGCGGCCCGTTGGCGGCGATCCGTTCGGCCAGATCGATCGCGGCGTCCAGCGCCTTCCCCGGCTCGGCCAGCACGTTGACCATGCCCAGGGCGGCGGCTCGCTCCGCGGAGAGGTTCTCGCCGGTCAGCGCCAGCTCCATCGCGATGGCCGACGGGATGCGCTGCGGCAGCCGCAGTAACCCGCCGCCACCGGCGACCAGGCCGCGCTTGACCTCCGGGATACCGAAGGCCGAATCCTTCGACGCCACGATCAGGTCGGTGGCCAGTGCCAGCTCGGTGCCGCCGGCCAGCGCGTAGCCCTCGACGGCCGCGATCAGCGGCTTGACCGGCGGACGCTCGGTGAATCCCATGCCGCGGCCCTCGACGATCGGCAGCTCGCCGCGGGCAAACGCCTTGAGATCCATGCCCGCGCAGAACGAGCCGCCCGCCCCGGTGAGGATGCCCACCGACAGACCGGGCTCCTCGTCGAGCCGATCGACGGCCGCCGCCAGGCCATTGGCCACCGCGGAGTTCACCGCGTTCTTGGCCTTGGGCCGGTTGATGGTGATGATCAGGATTCGGCCGCGTTGTTCGACCAGGACCTCGGGCTCGTTGGCTTCGTCGGTGCTCACGGTAGCTGCCCATCTCCTTCTAAGTCGGTGGCAAACCAGTGGCTGTTACCGACTGATGGTAGCCGCCGACGGAAATGGCATTGACACCAGGAGAGAGTCTCGTTACCAAATTTCGCCGGTGTTGCGACGGCCGGACCGGTCAGGCCGGGGCCATCGCGGCTTCGACTACCGTCAGCTCTTCGGAAAGCCCTGCAGCCCTGCGTAATTCGATGAAGTCGGCAACCATCGCCTCGGTCACCTCGTGCGGGTCCTTGACGGTGGCACCATCGGACAGCACCGAGATGTTGAGCTGGTCGACGTAGCTCCACACGGTGATGTTGAGTCCGCTGCCCGCGGTCAACGGCCCGACCGAGTAGATCTCGGTGACCTTGGCGCCGCCGACGCGACCATGCTCGCGCGGTCCGGGCACGTTCGAGATAGGCAGGTTCAGCACCTTGTTCTGGCCGTCGCGGCTGGACGCCCAGCGGAAGAACGACTCGGTGGCCAGTGGCGGCATGTAGTTCGACCACCGGCTGATCAATTCGGGGCCGACCAGGTGGAAGGCCTCTTTGGCGGAAACCGCGTTGTCGTGGCAGGCCCGCAGCCGCTCCAACGGATCATCGAGGTCGGCCGGCAGCGCGATCATCAACCCGGTGAAGTAGTTGCCCGATATCCGTTCGGGTGAGAAGTCGAAACTCGCCGGGACCGAAGCCAGCAGCGGTTCGGCCGTGCCGTCGTAACGCAACAGCAAGGTGCGCAACGCCCCGGTGGAGATGGCCAACACCACGTCGTTGACGGTCCCGCCGCACTTCTTGCCCGTCTCCTTGATGTCGGCGAGCGCCAGGGTGGCCGTCGCGAAACGGCGTTCCGGGGTGATCCGGTGGTTGAGGAAGGTGGGCGGCGGCGTGAAGGGCATGGTCAGCTCCGGCGAGAGCTTGCGTGAGCTGCGCCGGACCCGATTGACCCCTTGCGCCGTATAGCGGAAGGTCCCGGGCAGCTTGCGGGCCTGACGGAGGTGGTCGAAGAACGCCGAGCGCACCAATTGCGACTTCGACGGCGCGGGGTCGGTGACCTGCGGGCCGCATTCCGGTGTGGGCAGTAGGTCCATGCCCCGGGCCATCAGATTGGCCGAGGCGACGCCGTCGGCCAGCGCGTGGTGGATCTTGCCGACCACCGCGACCCGGTTGTTGGCCAGGCCCTCGATGAAGTACATCTCCCACAGCGGACGGTCGCGGTCCAGCGGGGTGCTGGCAATGCGCCCGATCGCGTCGTCCAGCTCGCGGCGACCGCCCGGCTCGGGCAACCGCAGCGGGCGGATGTGGTAGTCCAGGTCGACCTCGCAATGCTCGCGCCACATCGGATGATGGAACTTCCACGGGATGTCGACGAGCTGATAGGTGAAGGGCTCGAGCTTGTTCAGCCTGGCCCCAATGACCTGGCGAAACGAATTGACGTCGAAATCTCGGCGGTCCGGGTCAATCTCGACGACGGCGACCTTGATCGTGTGCATATGCACGTTCGGGGTCTCGCTGTACAGCAGTACCGAGTCCCAGCCGCTGAGCCGTTTCATCGCTGCCCCTTCCCCTCAAGCAGGGACCTTACTGAGCGAGTGAGCTAGATGACCTCTTTTGACCTGATCTGCACCTTGGTGCGGTAAATCTGGTTGAGGAACAGCGAAGTGGCATGAGCCGCCACGCCGGCGCGCTCGCCGTCGATCATGTCGAAGCCGTGTCCGGCCCCGGGCAACTCGAGGTACCCGACCATCGAATGCGAGGCCGCCCGCAGCCGCTCGACGAAGCTGCGCGCCTGCTCGACGGGGATGACGCTGTCCTTGCTGCCGTGAATCACCAAGAACGGCGGAGCATTCCGGTGCACCCGCGCGATCGGCGACGCGTCGCGGTACAGCTCGGGATGACGGGCGATCGACTTCTTGACGACCACCCGCTCCAGGAATTCGACGAACCGGTCACGCTCGGGGGTGGAGCGGTCCTCCCAGTCGTAGCGGCCGTAGATGCCGACCACCGCGTCTACCGAGCTGTCCGCGCCCTCCGGCAGCCTGTGCTCGAAGCCCGGGTCGTCGGGCGTCAGTCCGGCCAGCGCGGACAGGTGCCCGCCAGCCGAACAGCCCGCCACTGCAACGAAATCACGGTCGCCGCCGAACTTGTCGACGTTGGCGCGCGCCCACGCGATCGCGGTCTTGACGTCGGTGATGTGCCGCGGCCACCGGTGATAGGGCGCGACGCGGTAGTCGATCGCCAGGCACACCCAGCCCTGCTCCGCCAGTCGCGACATCAGGGCGGTGCCCTGCATCATGGCCCGGCCGTGCACCCAGGCGCCGCCCGGCACGAAGATCAGCACCGGGGCGGGCTGGGCCGGCAGATCCTTGCGCCGCCACACGTCCAGCACCTGCGCGGGGTGGTCGCCATAGTGGACCGCCCGGCGGTACAGGTAACGGCGCTGCCCCAACGCTTCCCAGATCGGCGGCTTCTTGTCGACCACCGGCCAGTCGAGCTCGAGGTCCGCGGCCGACACGATGCCACGCAAGGCCGCGACGGACACCTCATGCGTGCTTTCCCGGTCCCGGCGACGCACGTCGTTGATCCCCGGCGTCAGCCAGTCCTTCTTCAAGGTAGAGAAAGCCTCCGGTGCATGCCGCGCGCCCCAGACGCCCATCGCGGTCACACCACCCAGTGGTTCCAGGTGCTTACCCACCACCGGTAGCGAAGCGCTGGCAACGCTCAACGCCAGCGCATAGTCGGCGGGACGGGCCCGCAGCAACCATTTGAAACACGGTGTCATGCTCGGGACCCTCGCCGTCATGTAGGGGACTGTACCCCCACCCCGTCAGAGCAAACTGACGTTTGCGTAGAAGCGCGGAAGATGGTGCGAAATCGCCGCGCCGGATGTTTGCCAGTTCGCCGGATCTACTGCCCTAGACTGGGTTTTTGGCTTCGCTGGGCGAGGTGCGCCGACGCGCCGCCACGAGCCGGATTGTGTAGCAGATAGCGCTCAGCCCGAACATCGCCGCGGTGAGCAGCAGCCACCTGCCCAGGAAGGGCTGCTGGGTTTGTCCGGTCGCCGCCTGATACGTGGGTCTGCCCTGCTCGATGATGCCGGGCAAAAAGATCAGCAGCGTCAGCCCAGCCCCCAAGGCCGGCACTCGAATGTAGTTGCGGGCGAGCACGTTCGGGAGTTCGCGGGTCGGCCGCCAGCGTGCCCACAGCGCCCGGTCGGCCAACGCGTAGAGCGGGAAGAACAGCAGATCGTGAAGGACCACGGCGGCGGCGAACCAGACCGCGATCGACTGCCACCAGGTGCCGGAGTTCCACAGGGTCGCGGGTTTGAAGACGACCAGGATGTAGCCCATCAGCGCGAAGCCGGTCAGCATTGTCAGCAGATGCAGCGGATGTGATCCGTAGATCGCGGCGAAACGTGTTGAGAGTCTTGGCATCTCAACTGCCTTCGAATTCGATGGCGGCCACCCATTTGGTGTTGTGCACACCCGGCAGCGCGGGCACGATGATCCGGGCCGGATAGCCGTGGTCCAAAGACAAGTCGGCGCCGTTGACCCGCAGCGCCAGCAGCGCCTCGGGGTCGCCAATCTGGTTGGCTTGCAACGTCGCCTGCCCGAACGCACCGCCTCGCTGCAGGGAAATCACCCGGGCCGAGCGCGGCGCGGGTACACCGGCGACGCGGGCCAGCTCGGCCAGCCGGACGCCGCTCCAGGTCTGCACGGTCGACCATCCCTCGACGCACGCGATCGGCAGGCGCGCGGTGGTCTGCGGCATACCGGCCAGTGCCGCGCGGTCCAATGCGATCGGTGTGAGCCCGCCGCGCAGGACCAGTGACCAACTCTCGCCGACGCTTTCGCGGCTGATGCCCGCGGCGACCGCGGTCTTGTTGACCGGGAAATCACCCCGGCCTCGGCCACGTGGCAGCAGCAGGGCGGCGCCGCGGGAGGCCCCGCCGAGGGTCTGGCCGACGGTGAGGGCTGCGATCAGCAAGACACCG
The Mycobacterium sp. 050128 genome window above contains:
- a CDS encoding TetR/AcrR family transcriptional regulator, producing the protein MLVSAAEVMRERGAAGVTIDAVLARSGAPRGSVYYHFPEGRNQILSEALRYSGDAITATIDAAADHGARTLLREFIELWERLLTDGDFLAGCPVVAAAISSDENDQDLTSEAGMILGRWCTALTRAFAKDGFNDDDAASLAVTSISALEGAVVLARSTRSVLPLSQVGEQLEFLIKAREFVTRNGMPGKQDG
- a CDS encoding class I adenylate-forming enzyme family protein; amino-acid sequence: MSVSLLLEMAVSSNPDRTAVVSGETRLTTQELSDLADGGAGVIAESGAQHVAYVGVGGAMLPVLIFAAARAGLPFTPLNYRLSAAGIQTLIERLPEPLVIVDGRYKDMLGDSSKRVMDSDDFLTAARSAEPAAEGLAFPDPESVSIVLFTSGTTSQPKAVELSHNNLTSYVTGTVEFDSAGEQDAALICVPPYHIAGVGAALSNLYAGRKMVYLPNFDANEWVRLIGAEHVTTATLVPTMLDRVVTVLETGDETSRELTSLRNLAYGGSKVGLPLVRRALELLPNVGFVNAYGLTETSSTIAVLTPDDHRAAQAAFSTSDVAAIRRLGSVGRPVPGIEIEIRDEEGKVLAAGETGELFVRGEQVSGRYTGIGSVLDENGWFPTKDIAMLDEEGYLFIGGRSDDTIIRGGENIAPAELEEVLVEHPHVRDVAVVGVEDAQWGQAIVAVVVPRPGADPDPEELREHVRKALRGSRTPDRVVFRDELPTTPTGKVLRREIIEDLAGLQAAPAEQ
- a CDS encoding crotonase/enoyl-CoA hydratase family protein, with the protein product MSTDEANEPEVLVEQRGRILIITINRPKAKNAVNSAVANGLAAAVDRLDEEPGLSVGILTGAGGSFCAGMDLKAFARGELPIVEGRGMGFTERPPVKPLIAAVEGYALAGGTELALATDLIVASKDSAFGIPEVKRGLVAGGGGLLRLPQRIPSAIAMELALTGENLSAERAAALGMVNVLAEPGKALDAAIDLAERIAANGPLAVAATKRIIVESRGWSPDTMFAEQNKLLAPVFSSNDAKEGAIAFAEKRAPQWTGT
- a CDS encoding WS/DGAT/MGAT family O-acyltransferase, whose translation is MKRLSGWDSVLLYSETPNVHMHTIKVAVVEIDPDRRDFDVNSFRQVIGARLNKLEPFTYQLVDIPWKFHHPMWREHCEVDLDYHIRPLRLPEPGGRRELDDAIGRIASTPLDRDRPLWEMYFIEGLANNRVAVVGKIHHALADGVASANLMARGMDLLPTPECGPQVTDPAPSKSQLVRSAFFDHLRQARKLPGTFRYTAQGVNRVRRSSRKLSPELTMPFTPPPTFLNHRITPERRFATATLALADIKETGKKCGGTVNDVVLAISTGALRTLLLRYDGTAEPLLASVPASFDFSPERISGNYFTGLMIALPADLDDPLERLRACHDNAVSAKEAFHLVGPELISRWSNYMPPLATESFFRWASSRDGQNKVLNLPISNVPGPREHGRVGGAKVTEIYSVGPLTAGSGLNITVWSYVDQLNISVLSDGATVKDPHEVTEAMVADFIELRRAAGLSEELTVVEAAMAPA
- a CDS encoding alpha/beta hydrolase → MTARVPSMTPCFKWLLRARPADYALALSVASASLPVVGKHLEPLGGVTAMGVWGARHAPEAFSTLKKDWLTPGINDVRRRDRESTHEVSVAALRGIVSAADLELDWPVVDKKPPIWEALGQRRYLYRRAVHYGDHPAQVLDVWRRKDLPAQPAPVLIFVPGGAWVHGRAMMQGTALMSRLAEQGWVCLAIDYRVAPYHRWPRHITDVKTAIAWARANVDKFGGDRDFVAVAGCSAGGHLSALAGLTPDDPGFEHRLPEGADSSVDAVVGIYGRYDWEDRSTPERDRFVEFLERVVVKKSIARHPELYRDASPIARVHRNAPPFLVIHGSKDSVIPVEQARSFVERLRAASHSMVGYLELPGAGHGFDMIDGERAGVAAHATSLFLNQIYRTKVQIRSKEVI